A window from Kovacikia minuta CCNUW1 encodes these proteins:
- a CDS encoding lasso peptide biosynthesis B2 protein, with protein sequence MKQLHKVWLLSSHIRFLLIRAFTLLACIRLGLWLLSFRQLNSLIQRVINQDSSKQPSSAISIDDVIWAIETATHYLPGQPKCLARALATQLLLQRYGYRSDLRIGVAINEMGVFTAHAWIERNGQVLIGGGRNLSAFTPLPSFDCIPN encoded by the coding sequence ATGAAGCAATTGCATAAAGTTTGGTTGTTATCGTCTCATATTCGGTTTTTATTAATCCGAGCATTTACGCTTCTGGCTTGTATTCGCTTGGGACTATGGTTGCTTTCGTTTCGTCAGTTAAATAGCTTGATTCAGAGGGTAATTAACCAAGACAGTAGTAAACAACCATCGAGTGCGATTTCTATAGATGATGTGATATGGGCGATCGAAACAGCTACTCACTATCTTCCTGGGCAACCCAAGTGTTTAGCACGGGCACTGGCAACTCAGCTCTTGTTGCAACGCTATGGCTATCGTTCTGATTTGCGCATTGGAGTTGCAATCAATGAGATGGGTGTATTTACTGCTCATGCCTGGATTGAGCGGAATGGGCAAGTATTGATCGGTGGTGGTCGTAATCTTTCAGCGTTCACACCCCTTCCTTCCTTTGACTGCATACCTAACTAG
- a CDS encoding PqqD family peptide modification chaperone: MAKRELLKLSDAVFLEAQVAAVKEQVSSNLNGEAVILHIKTGSYYGLNEVASRIWSLIQVPVKVDFLKESILSEYDVEQQQFVCDLKGILNDLLDKGLVEISYEAIA; this comes from the coding sequence ATGGCTAAAAGAGAATTACTGAAACTTTCCGATGCTGTGTTTCTGGAGGCTCAGGTTGCTGCTGTTAAGGAACAAGTATCTTCTAACTTAAATGGGGAAGCCGTTATTCTGCATATTAAGACTGGCTCTTATTACGGTTTGAATGAAGTTGCTTCCCGAATCTGGAGCCTCATTCAAGTACCTGTAAAGGTTGACTTTCTTAAAGAGAGCATTCTAAGTGAATACGATGTTGAACAACAACAGTTTGTGTGTGACTTGAAGGGCATCTTAAATGACCTTTTAGATAAGGGCTTGGTTGAAATTAGCTATGAAGCAATTGCATAA
- a CDS encoding thioesterase domain-containing protein, with product MLQKNSAFHSSIVPIQPKGLKFPLFGIHVLGKGMRFYRPLAKHLGAEHPLYGLAVQMTVGDIHLNTVEALAAHYIQQMQMIQPRGPYHLIGVSLGGIIAFEMAQQLYIQGQEVALLGMLDTFAPSGVVKALPLRSRLLDVWNYLGQPKSIDALSEAKSWFLEWTLKHDALQAGYEGFYSMLNRPLPDSLQDLLYIKQNQKILSKYTPQVYPGEVVVFQARDQQVSSAFASDPRLCWNDLAAKGIKIHEIPGDHLGILQEPHVRVLAEKIKLYLNPT from the coding sequence ATGCTCCAGAAAAACTCAGCTTTCCACTCCTCGATCGTGCCAATTCAACCGAAAGGATTGAAGTTTCCCCTATTTGGGATTCATGTTTTGGGAAAAGGGATGAGGTTCTATCGTCCATTGGCAAAACATCTGGGCGCTGAACACCCGCTCTACGGATTGGCAGTTCAAATGACTGTTGGAGACATTCACCTCAATACAGTTGAGGCGTTAGCGGCTCACTATATTCAGCAAATGCAAATGATACAGCCACGGGGGCCATATCATTTGATCGGCGTCTCCTTGGGGGGAATAATTGCGTTTGAAATGGCTCAACAGCTTTATATACAGGGACAGGAAGTGGCGTTGCTGGGAATGCTAGATACGTTTGCCCCATCAGGAGTTGTGAAAGCCTTACCATTACGCTCAAGATTGCTGGATGTTTGGAATTACCTTGGGCAGCCAAAGTCAATCGATGCATTATCCGAGGCAAAAAGCTGGTTTTTAGAGTGGACCTTAAAACATGATGCCTTACAAGCAGGTTATGAGGGATTTTACAGCATGCTTAATCGCCCCCTGCCTGATAGCCTCCAAGATCTTCTTTATATTAAGCAAAACCAGAAGATTCTTAGCAAATACACGCCCCAAGTTTACCCAGGTGAGGTTGTTGTATTTCAAGCCAGAGATCAGCAGGTGAGTAGCGCCTTTGCTTCCGATCCCCGTCTGTGCTGGAATGACCTTGCTGCTAAGGGAATTAAAATCCACGAGATTCCTGGTGATCATTTGGGGATTTTGCAAGAACCCCACGTTCGAGTACTGGCTGAAAAAATCAAGTTGTATTTGAATCCAACCTGA
- a CDS encoding LIC_10190 family membrane protein, translating to MAKFGTVPGLALLFPNLGFTSSWLALAAPLNSPMLEARVSAVTNGFIFFITLLHLLICLRYAFSKAAQVTDWFIVCAFLILIPLAATNNLISLILVSPSPDLPIIFLPPVATWIMILILQAETRATSQGLPKQAHHQAKLLPLTLAIGAVAIKLTALPLLLVTFIFSISGKNVIRQFAVTAGLTSLLLLPFLAASLLTSGCPLYPSSALCLDLPWSLPKQHATAIAQGTHRWTTWYHASSKNPSWLSLLLQWVSSSKLNFVMAVLIILTIAFVIYGLATPKVKCTPGYLWTLVLSASGIAFLMMTAPFFRFAIGYLVLIPTLSAAVLLHKWFLQDKNHLALAITRLFEWLQTRQTAQLSSCLSGFVIVLSLTYGAQHAQLLLPPPLKTAQLLQKEFNNITYVSPVNDLCWSAPIPCAFRIENVKLRDPDRGLVAGFVRAD from the coding sequence TTGGCAAAGTTCGGCACGGTTCCCGGTTTAGCCTTACTATTTCCCAATCTTGGATTCACTTCTTCCTGGCTCGCCTTGGCTGCTCCGCTCAATAGCCCCATGCTTGAAGCCAGGGTAAGTGCGGTAACGAATGGATTTATTTTTTTCATTACACTCCTGCATCTTCTCATCTGTCTACGCTACGCCTTTTCAAAAGCAGCCCAAGTGACAGATTGGTTCATTGTTTGTGCGTTCCTGATTCTCATTCCACTTGCAGCGACGAATAATCTCATCTCGCTTATTCTTGTCTCTCCTTCACCGGATTTGCCGATCATCTTTCTACCTCCAGTCGCTACCTGGATAATGATTCTCATTTTGCAAGCCGAAACGAGAGCGACTTCACAGGGGCTACCTAAGCAGGCGCATCATCAAGCCAAGCTCTTGCCGCTTACGCTGGCGATCGGTGCTGTCGCTATCAAGTTGACTGCATTACCGCTGCTACTCGTAACTTTTATATTTTCTATTAGTGGGAAAAATGTTATCCGACAGTTCGCTGTAACAGCAGGACTCACATCATTACTCTTGTTACCTTTCCTGGCTGCTAGCCTGTTAACCTCTGGCTGCCCATTGTACCCATCCTCTGCTTTATGTCTGGATCTTCCCTGGTCTCTTCCCAAGCAACATGCAACAGCCATTGCGCAGGGCACCCATCGGTGGACTACCTGGTATCATGCGTCTTCCAAGAATCCCAGTTGGTTATCACTCCTATTGCAGTGGGTAAGTTCAAGCAAGCTAAATTTCGTCATGGCAGTGCTAATTATCCTCACGATCGCCTTTGTTATTTATGGTTTGGCTACCCCTAAGGTTAAATGCACTCCAGGTTATCTTTGGACGCTCGTGCTGTCTGCCTCTGGCATTGCTTTTTTGATGATGACGGCTCCATTTTTCCGGTTTGCGATCGGATATCTGGTTTTAATTCCCACACTGTCTGCCGCTGTCCTGTTGCACAAGTGGTTTCTTCAGGACAAAAACCACCTTGCTTTGGCAATCACTCGACTCTTTGAATGGCTTCAGACCAGACAAACGGCTCAACTAAGTTCCTGCTTAAGTGGTTTTGTGATTGTTCTGTCGCTGACCTACGGAGCTCAGCATGCCCAACTCCTATTACCACCCCCCCTTAAAACAGCACAACTGCTACAGAAGGAGTTCAACAACATCACCTATGTTTCTCCTGTAAACGACCTATGCTGGTCTGCCCCAATTCCCTGTGCCTTTCGGATTGAGAACGTTAAATTGCGAGATCCCGATCGCGGGCTGGTGGCCGGGTTCGTGCGCGCTGATTAA
- a CDS encoding M20 metallopeptidase family protein produces MVSTSLTPLPVDVARIRTEIQTLQPQLVEWRRRLHQKPELGFREHITAEFIAQQLQEWGIEYQTGIAKTGIVATINGKKPGPVLAIRADMDALPIQEENEVPYKSQHDGVMHACGHDGHVTIALGTAYYLSQHRDTFRGTVKFIFQPAEEGPGGAKPMIEAGVLKNPDVDAIIGLHLWNNLPLGTVGVRRGALMAAVELFNCTIQGRGGHGAIPQQTIDSIVVAAQIVNALQTIVARNVNPIESAVVTVGKLNAGTAHNVIAAAAKMQGTVRYFNPHFEGFFGERIEQIIRGICQAHGASYELEYYSLYPPVINDERMADLVRSVAENVVESPLGIVPQCQTMGGEDMAFFLQEVPGCYFFLGSANPEKDLAYPHHHPRFNFDETALSMGVELFVRCVEKFCS; encoded by the coding sequence ATGGTTTCTACCTCACTAACGCCGCTCCCCGTTGATGTAGCGCGCATTCGCACCGAAATCCAGACACTTCAACCGCAACTGGTTGAGTGGCGCAGAAGGCTCCACCAAAAACCCGAACTTGGGTTTCGGGAACACATCACTGCCGAATTTATTGCCCAACAATTGCAAGAGTGGGGAATTGAGTATCAGACTGGGATTGCCAAAACTGGAATTGTTGCCACGATTAATGGCAAAAAACCAGGCCCCGTTCTGGCAATTCGAGCAGATATGGATGCACTGCCGATTCAAGAAGAAAACGAAGTGCCGTATAAATCCCAGCATGATGGAGTTATGCATGCCTGTGGCCATGATGGACATGTCACCATCGCCCTGGGCACTGCCTACTACCTATCCCAACATCGGGATACCTTCAGGGGTACGGTCAAGTTCATTTTCCAACCAGCGGAGGAAGGGCCAGGGGGCGCAAAGCCAATGATTGAGGCGGGCGTACTGAAAAATCCAGATGTTGATGCGATTATTGGACTACACCTGTGGAATAATTTACCGCTGGGTACGGTGGGAGTTCGCAGGGGCGCACTGATGGCAGCGGTTGAGCTGTTTAACTGCACCATTCAGGGGCGAGGTGGTCATGGGGCAATTCCCCAACAAACGATCGACTCAATCGTGGTAGCAGCTCAAATTGTCAATGCTTTACAGACGATCGTCGCCCGCAATGTGAACCCGATCGAATCCGCCGTCGTTACTGTCGGCAAATTGAATGCTGGAACTGCCCACAATGTGATTGCTGCGGCTGCCAAAATGCAAGGAACCGTCCGCTATTTCAACCCCCATTTTGAAGGATTCTTTGGTGAGCGAATTGAGCAAATCATTCGTGGCATCTGTCAGGCTCATGGAGCCAGTTATGAGTTGGAGTATTACAGCCTTTACCCCCCCGTCATTAATGACGAGCGGATGGCTGACTTAGTGCGCTCTGTGGCTGAAAACGTGGTCGAATCTCCCCTGGGAATTGTGCCTCAGTGCCAAACGATGGGAGGCGAGGATATGGCATTTTTCTTGCAGGAAGTGCCCGGTTGTTATTTCTTTCTGGGTTCTGCCAATCCCGAAAAAGACCTGGCCTATCCCCACCACCATCCCCGCTTCAATTTTGATGAAACCGCCCTTAGCATGGGGGTTGAACTTTTTGTTCGCTGTGTGGAAAAGTTTTGCTCGTAA